A window from Ostrinia nubilalis chromosome 13, ilOstNubi1.1, whole genome shotgun sequence encodes these proteins:
- the LOC135077243 gene encoding uncharacterized protein LOC135077243: MGGKKRSRDEDYDVIKKKIRKLEKQLKRKSRHRKISSSSESSDEIPSSLHSDNGLEINCDETQVENDSQPECSAIIDECPELHEDILNILGPDTTTEKPFGDNLHKDVASRWQHILLNGLSKENRSDLLKTYLPPENCPNMRAPKLNLEIKAALTEINNKKDAYSQTKQNQLASCLSALGKALNLTLFKSKEDTTSQEIIKSLSDAGRLLCDYHFKESQSRRYAVINSLNKDTRDTIKNTKIDDFLFGSDLADHLKSSKAISKSGMELRPTTTDNRPKPKPGTSGQASAVRRGTLNARGAPQAPAAEPRANPVPQRRPAAPLRDRRNYSTRPTQRHRGRRT; the protein is encoded by the exons ATGGGTGGAAAGAAACGATCGCGAGACGAGGACTACGAcgttataaaaaagaaaattaggaAATTAGAGAAGCAATTAAAACGGAAATCACGCCATCGGAAAATATCTTCAAGTTCAGAAAGCAGCGATGAAATACCCAGTTCACTCCATTCTGACAACGGCTTAGAAATAAATTGCG ATGAAACACAAGTTGAAAATGATTCTCAACCAGAATGTTCTGCTATCATTGATGAATGTCCGGAACTACATGAAGATATTCTAAATATACTAGGCCCTGATACGACCACAGAGAAGCCTTTTGGTGATAATTTACACAAAGATGTTGCTTCGAGATGgcaacatattttattaaatggcTTATCAAAGGAAAATAGATCTGATTTGTTAAAAACATATCTACCTCCGGAAAATTGTCCGAACATGAGGGCTCCTAAATTAAATTTAGAAATTAAGGCAGCCTTAacagaaataaataacaaaaaggaTGCTTATAGCCAAACTAAACAAAATCAGTTAGCCAGTTGTTTGTCAGCCCTGGGCAAAGCTTTAAATTTGACTTTGTTTAAAAGTAAGGAAGATACCACTTCACAGGAAATAATTAAGTCACTAAGTGATGCTGGCCGTCTACTGTGTGACTATCACTTCAAGGAATCTCAATCTAGACGATACGCTGTTATCAATTCATTGAACAAGGATACAAGAGACACTattaaaaataccaaaataGACGATTTTTTATTCGGCTCCGATCTTGCCGATCATTTGAAATCTTCCAAGGCGATTTCAAAGTCTGGAATGGAACTCAGGCCGACAACCACAGATAATCGACCAAAGCCCAAGCCAGGTACTTCTGGTCAAGCATCTGCAGTGCGTCGTGGAACTTTAAACGCGAGGGGGGCGCCGCAAGCACCAGCCGCCGAGCCGCGAGCGAACCCCGTACCACAGAGGCGACCGGCAGCTCCGTTACGCGACCGACGCAACTACAGCACGAGGCCCACGCAGCGTCATCGGGGGAGGAGGACCTGA